Part of the Micromonospora sp. WMMA1363 genome, TTGTGCAACGCCCACCACCTGCGCGAACTCGCCGGGATCTGCGATACCGACCCGGGTCAGGTGTGGGCCGAGCAGATGATCCGGTTGTTGTGCGAGATCAACGACATCACCCGGCATGCCCGCACCGACGGCGCCCACGCCATCGACGACCGGCTACTGGGTGCCTACCGACGCCGCTACGACACCATCATCGCCGCTGGCAGGGCGGCCAATCCCAGCCCAGCCGGACACGGGGGACTGTACAAATAACGGCTGATCGACCGATCAAGGGAGAGACGCCAGATGACGACCGAGACCACCGTGGGACAGCCGGCCGTGGAGCCGGTGGGTGCGGTCACGGATGAGCAGTTGATCGCGATGCTGGTCGATCGGGCTCGTGGTGACGGGTTGAAGCTGACCGGCGAGGGTGGGCTGCTGCAGCAGCTGACGAAGCGGGTCCTCGAGTCGGCGTTGGATGGGGAGATCACCGACCACGTCGGCTACGACAAGCACGACCCGGCGGGTCGGGGTAGCGGGAACACCCGTAACGGCAGCCGGACCAAGACGGTGCTCACCGACGTCGGGCCGGTCGAGGTGCGGGTCCCACGCGACGCCGCCGGGACGTTCGAGCCGCAGATCGTGCGTAAGCGGCAGCGGCGTCTGACCGGCGTCGACGACATGGTCCTGTCGCTGTCGGCCAAGGGCCTGACCCACGGCGAGATCGCCGCGCACCTGGCTGAGGTCTACGGCGCTGAGGTGTCGAAGCAGACCATCTCCACGATCACCGACAAGGTCATGGACGGCATGGCCGAGTGGCAGAACCGGCCCCTGGACCGGGTCTACCCGGTCGTGTTCATCGACGCCATCAACGTCAAGATCAGGGACGGTCAGGTCGCGAACCGGCCGATCTACCTCGCGATGGCGGTCACCGTCGACGGCCACCGCGACATCCTCGGTATCTGGGCCGGTGACGGCGGCGAGGGCGCCAAGTACTGGCTGCACGTGCTCACCGAGTTGAAGAACCGCGGCGTGGCCGACGTGCTGATGCTGGTCTGTGACGGGCTCAAGGGACTGCCGGAGACGGTGGAGACGGTGTGGCCGCGCACGATCGTGCAGACGTGTGTGGTGCACCTGCTGCGCAACTCGTTCCGCTACGCCGCCCGGCAGGACTGGGACAAGATCGCCAAAGCGCTGCGGCCGGTCTACACCGCGGCGACCGAGGACGCCGCCACCGAGCGGTTCCTCGAGTTCGCCGAGGCGTGGGGCCGTAAGTATCCGGCGATCGTGAAGCTGTGGGAGAACGCGTGGGCGGAGTTCGTGCCGTTCCTCGCCTTCGACGTGGAGATCCGCAAGGTCATCTGCTCCACGAACGCGATCGAGTCCGTCAACGCCCGTATCCGCAGGGCCGTGCGAGCTCGTGGCCACTTCCCGAACGAGCAGGCCGCACTCAAGTGCGTCTACATGGCCTTGATGAGCCTCGACCCGACCGGAGCCGGCCGCCGACGCTGGACCATACGCTGGAAAGCACCACTGAACGCCTTCCAGATCGCCTTCGAAGGCCGGCTCACCCCGGCCAACAACTGACCACCTCAACAACCAAGATCAGCCGTTAACTTGACACTCCCATCACCGAGGTCAAGGACGGCCTGCGCGACTGGCGGCTCGGCCGGGTGGTCACCGTCTGCGACACCGGATTCTCCTCCGAGGCCAACCAGTCCTACCTGCGCCGGGCCGGCGGCCACTACATCACCGGCATCAAGATGCGCGAAGGCTCCCACCGCGCCGACCAGGCCCTGGCCCGCCAGGGCCGCTACCAGGAAGTACGCGACAACCTGCGCGTCAAAGAGGTCCGCCTCGACGGCGACGAGGGCAGACGCTTCATCATCTGCCACAACCCCACCGAGGCCGAACGCGATGCCGCCCGACGCGAAGACCAACTCACCGCGATCCGCGAGGAGTTGACGCGCATCAAGACCGCCCGGGAAGCCGACGCGACCAAGGCGAAGGCCAAGGCCGCCAAGACCGGCAAGCGCCCCACGGCCCCCTCGGACGCCCCGCACCGCAAGGCCGAGTGCGCGCTGCGCGACCACCCTGCCCTCGGCCGCTGGCTCAAGCAGCACCCCACCACCGGACGGCTGTCCATCGACACCGCCAAGGTCGCCGCCGAGGCCCGCCTGGACGGCAAGTACCTCCTCGCCACCAGCGACCCCGACCTGTCCGCCGAGGACATCGCGCTCGGCTACAAGAACCTCCTCGAAGCCGAACGCGCCTTCCGCACCCTGAAATCCACCCTCGACCTGCGGCCGGTCTACCACCGCCTCGACGAGCGGATACGTGCTCACGTGCTGCTGTGCTGGCTCGCCTTGCTACTGATCCGCGTCGCTGAGCGCCGCACCCAGCAGTCCTGGCCCAAGATCGCCGCCGAACTCGGCCGGATCCACCAGGTCACCCTCTCCGGCCCGGCCGGCAGCCTCCAGCAGACCACCCGGCTCACCGACACCCAGACCAAACTCTTCACCGACTGCGGTGTCCCGCTCCCGCCAAAGATGAGCAGCCTCAAGACCGCCGAATAGCCGCTGAGCTGGGAAAACAGGATCCGGAGCCGTGGGCAAACGGCCCCGAAGCCTCCCCACGCCCATCGCCCCAGGTCAACCCGCAGATCCGCCACCGCCGCATGCCCGCCAACCGTCGAAGCCGGGAGAGTCGCTCTGCGGGGAGAGGCTTTAAACCACCCCGAGCTGCATTGGCTAAAGACCGTTGTGGTGAACGTCGCGGGAAAAGGCGCGGCCTGATCGCGTCAGGTGGGGTCCGCACGGGCACGGCAAAGTCGGAGAGTGCTCGTGTGAGGACTTTGTGTTGTGGTCCAGAGTGGATTTGACGGGGCGGGCACGGCTCCGGTGATCTTGAGGTTGTCTACGCCTTCGGATCACCCTGTGGAGTACCGTGCCCGCGCCTGCATCATTGCTGATCAACGCTGTCCAAGACCAGCCGGACGAGCAGACACGACCGGTCCTGTTGGGCCGTAACAGGCAGGAAAGCCTGGTCGCGGCGCTGTCGGAGGTTTCTGATCCGCGGGACGCGCGAGGGATCCGGCATCGGTTGCCGACGGTGGTCGGGTTGGCCCTGGCGGCGGTGCTGGCCGGCAATACGTCGGTGTACGCGATCGGGCAGTGGATCGCCGGGTGTTCACAGAAGACCCTGAAGGTGTTCGGCGCCCGGGTGGCTCCGGCGACCGGCCGGTATGTCGGTCCGGATGAGAAGACGGTGCGCGGGTTGTGCGCCCGGCTCGACGGTGACGTGCTGGACGCGGTGATGGGTCGGTGGCTGCAGCGGCGTGCCCTGGCGGCGCAGCGGGCGAAGGCGCGGACCGGGGTACGGCCCCCGCGAGGTCGTAAGGCCCGTCGCCGGGCCAAGGCCGCTGGCCAGCGCCGCTGGCGGGCCAGTACACGCGGTCGGCACCGGCCGCGGCTGATCCAGGTCGCGGTGGACGGCAAGACCAGCCGCGGTGCGAAGAGCGCCGGCAACCCGGCGCCGCACCTGCTCGCCGCGTTGTCATGCGTGGGGGTGGTACTCGCCCAGCGCCAGGTCGACGGCAAAAGCAATGAGATCACCGCGTTCGTACCGCTGTTGACGCCCCTCGAGCTGGCCGGCCAGGTGGTGACGGCCGACGCGATGCAGACGCAGCGTAAGCATGCCCGATGGCTGCGCCAGGTCAAGGACGCGCACTTCATCTTCCCGGTGCTGGACAACCAGCCCACCCTGTTCGACCGGCTCGACGCTCTGGACTGGGCCGGGGTGCCGGTCACCGCGTGGAGCGTGGACGACGACCGGGGCCGGCACGAGCGACGCACCATCCAGGTCATACCCGCTCCGCCCGAGGTGAACTTCCCGCACGTCGCGCAGGTGTTCCTGATCGAACGGACCGTCACCGTCAAAGGCAAGACCAGCTACCAGGCGATGCTGTATGTCACCAGCCTCACCGCCGAGCAGGCCGACCCCGCTGACCTGCTCGCGTACGTGCGCCAACACTGGGGAATCGAGGTTCTGCACTGGGTGAGGGATGTGACCCTCGGCGAGGACGCCTCCCGGGTCCGGACCGGTAACACGCCACGCGTCATGGCAACCCTACGAAACGTAGTGGTCAGCCTGCTCAGAATCCACGACACCACCAACATCGCCGCCGCGCTGCGATACAACGCCCGCACGAACCGCCGGATCCTCAAACTCCTGGACCTTCTACCAGCCTAAACACCCCACCCGCCGACTTTGCCGTGCCCGTGGGTGGGGTCCGGGAAGATGAGCGATGGGCGCAGGCCCTCTGCCGTTGACGTGTCGAAATGAAGTCAGACGAGATCGAAACCGGGGTCGCAAGACTATTCCGGGATGAGTCTGGGGGATACCCGTTTACTGCCCAGGTGGTCTCCGGCATATAGGCAGCATGAGCCCGGACAAGGCTCTCGCATGGAACGTGTGAAGGCGCGTTCCGACACTGTCGCCGAATAGGCGGCGAGAGGGAGAACTCCAAGCGGCTAATCCGCGAGGAGCAGAGTACCGATGCGAGGCGCGCTGGCGGACTCGCCCGTAGTAGCTGTGAAGCCTCTGCGTATCGCAGTGGAGGTGGAGCCAAGGGGCGGGGTCGTCCTGGTGAGCGAATGTGATCAACCAGAAGGGAGGAATCGCATGAGTGAGCCAAAGTCTCAGGTCAAGTCGCACGACATACCGAAGCGTCTGGTATGGGATGCGTGGCTGAAAGTGAAAGAGAATGGAGGAGCGGCCGGGGTCGATGGTGTGACGATTGCCCAGTTCGAGGAAAACCTAAAAGGCAACCTTTACAAACTATGGAATCGCATGTCCTCGGGCAGCTACTTTCCCGGTCCGGTCCGAGCGGTGGAGATACCCAAGAAAGGCGGGACGAGGGTCCTCGGCATCCCGAACGTGATCGACAGGGTGGCGCAGACGGCGGCGGTCATGGCTTTGGAGCCGGGCGTGGAGAAGGTCTTTCACGATGACTCCTACGGCTACCGCCCCGGGCGGTCGCCGCTGGACGCGGTCAAGGTGTGCCGACAGCGGTGTTTCAAGAAGGACTGGGTCGTCGACTTGGACGTCAAAGCCTTCTTCGACTCCGTGCCATGGGATCTCATGCTGAAAGCGGTCGAGCGGCACACGGACTCGAAATGGGTCATGCTCTATGTGGAACGCTGGCTCAAAGCGCCGATGCTGATGCCCGATGGCACCCTCAACCCCCGGACGAAGGGAACGCCGCAAGGCGGTCCCGTATCCCCATTGCTCGCCAACCTGTTTCTGCACTACGGCTTCGATACGTGGATGGCCCGGGAGTTCCCGACCGTCTCCTTCGAGCGGTTCGCAGACGATGCGGTGGTCCATTGTGCGACCGAACGGCAAGCCCGTCAGGTGCGGGCGGCGATCGAAGGTCGGTTCGCCGAGATCGGGCTGGTGCTCCATCC contains:
- a CDS encoding IS256 family transposase; this encodes MLVDRARGDGLKLTGEGGLLQQLTKRVLESALDGEITDHVGYDKHDPAGRGSGNTRNGSRTKTVLTDVGPVEVRVPRDAAGTFEPQIVRKRQRRLTGVDDMVLSLSAKGLTHGEIAAHLAEVYGAEVSKQTISTITDKVMDGMAEWQNRPLDRVYPVVFIDAINVKIRDGQVANRPIYLAMAVTVDGHRDILGIWAGDGGEGAKYWLHVLTELKNRGVADVLMLVCDGLKGLPETVETVWPRTIVQTCVVHLLRNSFRYAARQDWDKIAKALRPVYTAATEDAATERFLEFAEAWGRKYPAIVKLWENAWAEFVPFLAFDVEIRKVICSTNAIESVNARIRRAVRARGHFPNEQAALKCVYMALMSLDPTGAGRRRWTIRWKAPLNAFQIAFEGRLTPANN
- a CDS encoding IS1634 family transposase — translated: MRDWRLGRVVTVCDTGFSSEANQSYLRRAGGHYITGIKMREGSHRADQALARQGRYQEVRDNLRVKEVRLDGDEGRRFIICHNPTEAERDAARREDQLTAIREELTRIKTAREADATKAKAKAAKTGKRPTAPSDAPHRKAECALRDHPALGRWLKQHPTTGRLSIDTAKVAAEARLDGKYLLATSDPDLSAEDIALGYKNLLEAERAFRTLKSTLDLRPVYHRLDERIRAHVLLCWLALLLIRVAERRTQQSWPKIAAELGRIHQVTLSGPAGSLQQTTRLTDTQTKLFTDCGVPLPPKMSSLKTAE
- the ltrA gene encoding group II intron reverse transcriptase/maturase; the encoded protein is MSEPKSQVKSHDIPKRLVWDAWLKVKENGGAAGVDGVTIAQFEENLKGNLYKLWNRMSSGSYFPGPVRAVEIPKKGGTRVLGIPNVIDRVAQTAAVMALEPGVEKVFHDDSYGYRPGRSPLDAVKVCRQRCFKKDWVVDLDVKAFFDSVPWDLMLKAVERHTDSKWVMLYVERWLKAPMLMPDGTLNPRTKGTPQGGPVSPLLANLFLHYGFDTWMAREFPTVSFERFADDAVVHCATERQARQVRAAIEGRFAEIGLVLHPDKTKIVYCKDSRRRLEFEQVTFTFCGYAFRPRMAFDKNRKQVQAACKPLARAFIAFRGGAYPRKGITEDEQRCKGQGRRYPPTQR
- a CDS encoding ISAs1 family transposase; this encodes MLINAVQDQPDEQTRPVLLGRNRQESLVAALSEVSDPRDARGIRHRLPTVVGLALAAVLAGNTSVYAIGQWIAGCSQKTLKVFGARVAPATGRYVGPDEKTVRGLCARLDGDVLDAVMGRWLQRRALAAQRAKARTGVRPPRGRKARRRAKAAGQRRWRASTRGRHRPRLIQVAVDGKTSRGAKSAGNPAPHLLAALSCVGVVLAQRQVDGKSNEITAFVPLLTPLELAGQVVTADAMQTQRKHARWLRQVKDAHFIFPVLDNQPTLFDRLDALDWAGVPVTAWSVDDDRGRHERRTIQVIPAPPEVNFPHVAQVFLIERTVTVKGKTSYQAMLYVTSLTAEQADPADLLAYVRQHWGIEVLHWVRDVTLGEDASRVRTGNTPRVMATLRNVVVSLLRIHDTTNIAAALRYNARTNRRILKLLDLLPA